A region of Deinococcus rubellus DNA encodes the following proteins:
- a CDS encoding M42 family metallopeptidase, translated as MNDAVLDFLLRLLKTPSPTGFTEQAVSLIEREVQALGLETRRTRKGALCWTLPAAPSSDPARHLAFSAHTDTLGAMVKAILPDGRLRLTQLGGYDWATIEGEYVTVHGQNGVEVTGTVVNEMQSMHVWGAKLFELRRSADNLEVRIDERTFSAADTRALGIGVGDFVSFDPRAVLTPAGYVKSRHLDNKASVAILLDLTRRLLARPAPVNVSCWITTYEEVGHGAAPGFATPEFGAADELIALDMAAVGRGQTSSEHHVTLCVKDSSGPYDHALGNRLRAAARRAGVDLRVDIYPNYSSDASAAWRAGHDLPTALIGPGVDASHAYERTHTDALDASAALIEAYCQVPD; from the coding sequence GTGAACGACGCTGTCCTCGATTTTCTGCTGCGGCTGCTGAAGACGCCCAGCCCCACCGGCTTTACCGAACAGGCCGTGTCACTGATCGAGCGCGAGGTGCAGGCACTCGGCCTGGAGACCCGCCGCACCCGTAAGGGCGCACTTTGCTGGACGCTGCCCGCCGCCCCTTCATCCGACCCGGCCCGGCATCTGGCCTTCAGCGCCCACACCGATACGCTCGGCGCGATGGTGAAGGCCATCCTGCCGGACGGACGGCTGCGCCTGACCCAGCTCGGCGGCTACGACTGGGCCACCATCGAGGGCGAGTATGTGACGGTGCATGGGCAGAACGGTGTGGAGGTGACCGGTACGGTGGTTAACGAGATGCAGAGCATGCACGTCTGGGGCGCGAAGCTCTTTGAACTGCGCCGCAGCGCCGATAACCTTGAAGTGCGGATCGACGAGCGAACGTTCAGCGCAGCCGACACCCGCGCCCTGGGCATTGGGGTGGGCGATTTCGTCAGCTTCGACCCACGTGCTGTGCTGACGCCCGCCGGATACGTCAAGAGTCGCCACCTCGACAACAAGGCCAGCGTGGCCATTTTGCTGGACCTGACCCGGCGGCTGCTGGCCCGGCCTGCGCCCGTCAACGTCAGCTGCTGGATCACGACCTACGAGGAAGTCGGGCACGGCGCGGCTCCCGGATTTGCCACCCCGGAATTCGGTGCGGCAGACGAGCTGATCGCCCTCGACATGGCGGCGGTGGGACGCGGCCAGACCAGCAGCGAGCACCATGTGACCCTGTGCGTGAAAGACAGCAGCGGCCCGTACGACCACGCGCTGGGCAACCGGCTGCGCGCCGCCGCCCGCCGCGCAGGGGTTGATCTCAGGGTGGACATCTACCCCAACTATTCTTCCGATGCGAGCGCCGCCTGGCGGGCCGGGCACGACCTGCCCACCGCCCTGATCGGCCCCGGCGTGGACGCCAGCCACGCCTACGAGCGCACCCACACCGACGCCCTGGACGCGAGTGCGGCGCTGATCGAGGCGTACTGCCAGGTTCCGGACTGA
- a CDS encoding HU family DNA-binding protein codes for MAKSTKAPAKPAAKPAAPKKAPAPAAETSEKIAKTQIIDLVADRTSLNKKQAGESVAVMLDVVVEALKDGKSVGLPGLGTFSVAKTAARQGVRPGTSEKITIPAGKKVRFKVASTLKGNL; via the coding sequence ATGGCTAAAAGTACCAAAGCGCCAGCCAAACCTGCCGCCAAACCCGCTGCCCCCAAAAAGGCACCCGCTCCCGCTGCCGAAACCAGCGAGAAAATCGCCAAGACCCAGATCATCGATCTGGTCGCCGACCGCACCAGCCTGAACAAGAAGCAGGCGGGCGAGTCTGTGGCCGTGATGCTCGACGTCGTGGTCGAGGCCCTCAAAGACGGCAAGAGCGTGGGCCTGCCAGGCCTGGGCACCTTCAGCGTCGCCAAGACGGCAGCACGTCAGGGCGTGCGCCCCGGCACCAGCGAGAAGATCACCATTCCCGCTGGCAAAAAGGTGCGCTTCAAAGTCGCCAGCACCCTCAAAGGCAACCTCTAA
- a CDS encoding aminopeptidase, which yields MTQSSAGPSTAAPAAGLSFEQKLQNYADLAVQVGLGLKSGQHLLVESPVEAAPLARAIVRSAYRAGAVFADVRWDDDDVQKARFELAPEGSFELISRWRVDAEMETADAGGAVLAIRATDPKLHAGADPTTLAQHQRALATYRKPYSLQVMTNRLNWNLITAPLPESAGLIFPEVSCEEAVQQYWEAVFRITRADQPDPLAAWKEHLGKLHTRKKILTDKQYAALHFFSQDKSGTDLTVGLADDHIWGGGSSSTPAGIEFVANIPTEEVWTAPHRERTEGTVVSTKPLSYNGVLISGIRIRFEGGRIVAASAEQGEEVLRQLIATDEGSHRLGEVALVPHSSPVSQSGLFFYNTLYDENAASHIAIGSAYRFNVTGGVESNDTFVEKGGNDSLVHVDWMIGSAEMNVDGVTKSGEHEPVMRAGEFVL from the coding sequence ATGACCCAATCTTCCGCTGGACCGTCCACCGCTGCGCCCGCCGCTGGCCTCAGCTTCGAGCAAAAACTCCAGAACTACGCCGACCTGGCCGTGCAGGTGGGGCTGGGCCTCAAAAGCGGTCAGCACCTGCTGGTCGAGTCGCCTGTGGAGGCCGCGCCCCTGGCCCGCGCCATCGTCCGCAGCGCTTACCGGGCCGGGGCCGTCTTTGCCGATGTCAGATGGGACGATGACGACGTGCAAAAGGCCCGCTTCGAGCTGGCCCCGGAAGGCAGTTTTGAGCTGATCAGCCGCTGGCGGGTGGACGCGGAGATGGAAACCGCCGACGCGGGCGGCGCGGTGCTGGCGATCCGGGCCACCGACCCGAAGCTGCACGCCGGGGCCGACCCCACCACCCTGGCCCAGCACCAGCGGGCGCTGGCGACCTACCGCAAGCCCTACAGCCTTCAGGTGATGACCAACCGGCTCAACTGGAACCTGATCACCGCGCCGCTGCCGGAGAGTGCGGGGCTGATTTTCCCCGAGGTCAGCTGCGAGGAGGCCGTTCAGCAGTACTGGGAAGCCGTCTTCAGGATCACGCGCGCCGACCAGCCGGACCCGTTGGCCGCCTGGAAAGAGCACCTGGGCAAGCTGCACACCCGCAAGAAGATTCTGACCGACAAGCAGTACGCGGCCCTGCACTTTTTCAGTCAGGACAAGAGCGGCACCGACCTCACGGTGGGCCTGGCCGACGACCACATCTGGGGCGGCGGCAGCAGCTCCACGCCCGCCGGGATCGAATTTGTCGCCAACATCCCCACCGAGGAGGTCTGGACCGCGCCGCACCGCGAGCGCACCGAGGGCACGGTGGTCAGCACCAAGCCGCTGAGCTACAACGGTGTGCTGATCTCCGGCATCCGCATCCGCTTTGAGGGCGGGCGGATCGTCGCGGCCAGCGCCGAGCAGGGCGAGGAAGTCCTGCGCCAGCTCATCGCCACCGACGAGGGCAGCCACCGTCTCGGCGAGGTGGCGCTGGTGCCGCACTCGTCCCCGGTCAGCCAGAGCGGCCTGTTTTTCTACAACACCCTGTATGACGAGAACGCCGCCTCCCACATCGCCATCGGCAGCGCTTACCGCTTCAACGTGACTGGCGGCGTGGAGAGCAATGACACCTTTGTGGAAAAGGGCGGCAACGACTCGCTGGTCCACGTGGACTGGATGATCGGCAGCGCCGAGATGAACGTGGACGGCGTGACCAAGAGCGGCGAGCACGAACCCGTGATGCGGGCGGGCGAGTTCGTGCTCTGA
- a CDS encoding VF530 family protein, which translates to MADSNPLHGVTLEQIVTRLSGYYGWAELGRRINVRCFQDNPSVPSSLKFLRKTPWARTKVEELYLYMLRKHRLTFEETGPDTD; encoded by the coding sequence ATGGCAGACTCCAACCCGCTGCACGGCGTCACGCTGGAGCAGATCGTCACGCGCCTGAGCGGCTACTACGGCTGGGCCGAACTGGGACGGCGCATCAACGTCCGCTGCTTCCAGGACAACCCCAGTGTGCCCAGCAGCCTCAAGTTTCTGCGAAAAACCCCCTGGGCCAGAACCAAGGTCGAGGAGCTGTACCTGTATATGCTCCGCAAGCACCGGCTGACCTTCGAGGAGACCGGGCCAGACACCGACTGA
- a CDS encoding glycine betaine ABC transporter substrate-binding protein — MPNNLKKVLILSVAALMGSAAAKSIVVGGKLDPEAQILGQIIYLTLKNAGLDVTDKTALGDTGVNRKAIMAGEVDVYAEYTGNAVYLFPDAKITPKQAGNSGTIYNLAKKLDAKNGITWLKPAKVNNTWVISVPQELASANKLKSVADLARYLKGGGKFKIAGSPEYFNRPDTMPMFESVYSFKLSADQKLVLAGATPPQAQQAAANGTNGVNAAMAYGTDGTLSALKLVALTDPKGAQAVYQPAPTIRTDTLKANPQIAGILNAAFASIDQPTLQKLNGEVALEGRSAQSVASDYLKSKGLIK; from the coding sequence ATGCCGAACAATTTGAAAAAAGTACTGATCCTGTCCGTGGCCGCTTTGATGGGCTCTGCCGCCGCCAAGTCCATCGTGGTGGGAGGCAAGCTCGACCCCGAAGCGCAGATTCTGGGCCAGATCATCTACTTGACCCTGAAAAACGCCGGGCTGGACGTGACCGACAAGACGGCGCTGGGCGATACCGGCGTCAACCGCAAGGCCATCATGGCCGGTGAAGTGGACGTGTACGCCGAATACACTGGCAACGCCGTGTACCTCTTTCCCGACGCCAAGATCACGCCCAAGCAGGCGGGCAACTCAGGCACCATCTACAACCTGGCCAAGAAACTCGATGCCAAGAACGGTATCACCTGGCTCAAACCCGCCAAGGTCAACAACACCTGGGTCATCTCGGTGCCGCAGGAACTGGCGAGCGCCAACAAGCTCAAGAGCGTGGCCGATCTGGCGCGTTACCTCAAGGGCGGCGGCAAGTTCAAGATCGCGGGCAGCCCCGAGTACTTCAACCGCCCCGATACCATGCCGATGTTCGAGAGCGTCTACAGCTTCAAGCTCAGCGCCGATCAGAAGCTGGTGCTGGCCGGAGCGACCCCGCCGCAGGCCCAGCAGGCGGCCGCCAACGGCACCAACGGCGTCAACGCGGCGATGGCCTACGGCACCGACGGCACCCTCAGCGCCCTCAAGCTGGTGGCCCTGACCGATCCCAAGGGCGCGCAGGCGGTTTACCAGCCCGCGCCCACCATCCGCACTGACACCCTCAAGGCCAACCCGCAGATCGCGGGCATCCTGAACGCGGCCTTTGCCAGCATCGACCAGCCGACCCTGCAAAAGCTCAACGGCGAGGTGGCCCTGGAAGGCCGAAGCGCCCAGTCGGTGGCCAGCGATTACCTCAAGTCCAAGGGCCTGATCAAGTGA
- a CDS encoding ABC transporter permease, with amino-acid sequence MNSRPLAGAAGEHLSPALSSAARLSSDLQTVLWLGAAPMLVACWLPWVLLRPNRLAAGDFLRLPPLDIGLGLLAALATALAGRFWPRAVPLLASTALSLGAWWLGSRTGAAVQGQAEFARASVSSGLWLWLLGAAVTVYGAGLVGRRLASVSGGVQPYLAWLWLPAVVAMAALGHFAGWSVVAEYQVQHDRFFQELGRHLYLILVALGLATLIGAPLAVWASRNARVSGVVLGVAGGVQTVPSLALLGLLIAPLSALANAVPALRAVGVSGIGVAPALTAMTLYALLPVLRNGVVALRGVLPGVLDAARGMGMTDNQRFWRVQLPLALPVWLSGIRQAAVMLVGVASVAQLIGAGGLGYFIFSGLQSGAADLILLGALPAALLAIVLDTLLRGLEAFLGRRLGRA; translated from the coding sequence GTGAACAGCCGCCCACTCGCAGGGGCAGCGGGAGAGCATCTCTCCCCTGCCCTTTCGTCTGCCGCCCGGCTCAGCAGTGATCTGCAAACCGTGCTGTGGCTGGGGGCCGCGCCGATGCTGGTGGCCTGCTGGCTGCCCTGGGTGCTGCTGAGGCCCAACCGGCTGGCAGCGGGCGACTTCCTGCGCCTGCCGCCGCTGGACATCGGGCTGGGGCTACTGGCGGCGCTGGCGACGGCGCTGGCCGGGCGTTTCTGGCCGCGCGCCGTACCGCTCCTTGCCAGCACCGCCCTGAGTCTCGGCGCGTGGTGGCTCGGCTCGCGCACCGGGGCCGCCGTGCAGGGGCAGGCTGAATTTGCGCGGGCCAGCGTCAGCAGCGGGCTGTGGCTGTGGCTGCTGGGGGCCGCCGTGACGGTGTACGGCGCGGGGCTGGTCGGACGCAGACTGGCCAGCGTGTCGGGCGGCGTGCAGCCGTATCTGGCCTGGCTGTGGCTGCCCGCCGTGGTGGCGATGGCAGCGCTGGGCCACTTCGCCGGCTGGTCGGTGGTGGCCGAGTACCAGGTGCAGCATGACCGCTTCTTTCAGGAACTGGGTCGGCACCTCTACCTGATTCTGGTGGCGCTGGGCCTGGCCACCCTGATCGGTGCGCCGCTGGCGGTCTGGGCCTCACGAAATGCCCGCGTGTCGGGCGTGGTGCTGGGCGTGGCGGGCGGTGTGCAGACCGTGCCGAGTCTGGCGCTGCTGGGTCTGCTGATCGCGCCACTCTCGGCACTGGCCAACGCGGTTCCGGCGCTGCGGGCGGTGGGGGTGAGCGGCATCGGGGTGGCCCCGGCGCTGACTGCCATGACCTTATATGCGCTGCTGCCGGTGCTCCGAAACGGCGTGGTGGCCCTGCGCGGAGTGCTGCCGGGCGTGCTCGACGCCGCGCGCGGCATGGGTATGACCGACAACCAGCGCTTCTGGCGGGTGCAACTGCCGCTGGCGCTGCCAGTGTGGCTCAGTGGTATCCGGCAGGCCGCCGTGATGCTGGTCGGGGTCGCCAGCGTGGCGCAACTCATCGGCGCGGGCGGGCTGGGCTACTTCATCTTCAGCGGGCTGCAAAGCGGGGCCGCCGATCTCATCTTGCTGGGGGCGCTGCCCGCCGCGCTGCTGGCGATTGTGCTGGACACCCTGCTGCGCGGGCTGGAAGCGTTCCTGGGACGCAGACTGGGAAGGGCGTGA
- a CDS encoding ABC transporter ATP-binding protein: protein MIELRNLEKRYDNPLTGQPFYAVKDLSLIFPSGEITALLGPSGCGKTTTLRMINRLIEPTAGQILVEGENTQSLRPEALRRRIGYVIQQIGLFPHLSVAQNVATVPDLLGQPKAKTRARVRELLELVGLEPGQFGDKRPSELSGGQQQRVGVARALAADPPVLLMDEPFGALDPLARDKLQEAFREIQHNLKKTIVMVTHDIDEALKLGDKVALLNAGELAQFGTPDDLVRRPVSEFVRQFLGEDALLRQLAGIQAGTLARAGDGAGLPQISASLNARSALSVMLRERAEAVAVLGEDGQISGVLSFRDLEQT, encoded by the coding sequence ATGATTGAACTGCGAAACCTGGAAAAACGTTACGACAACCCGCTGACGGGGCAACCGTTCTACGCCGTCAAGGATCTGAGTCTCATCTTTCCCAGCGGGGAAATCACAGCGCTGCTGGGGCCGTCGGGCTGCGGCAAGACCACCACGCTGCGAATGATCAACCGCCTCATCGAGCCGACGGCGGGCCAGATTCTGGTGGAGGGCGAGAACACCCAGAGCCTGAGACCCGAGGCGCTGCGCCGCCGCATCGGTTACGTCATCCAGCAGATCGGGCTGTTTCCGCACCTGAGCGTCGCCCAGAACGTGGCCACCGTACCGGACCTGCTCGGCCAGCCGAAAGCAAAAACGCGTGCGCGGGTGCGTGAGCTGCTGGAGCTGGTGGGCCTGGAGCCGGGGCAGTTTGGGGACAAGCGCCCCTCGGAGCTCTCGGGCGGGCAGCAGCAGCGGGTGGGCGTGGCGCGGGCGCTGGCCGCCGACCCGCCAGTGCTGCTGATGGACGAGCCGTTCGGGGCGCTCGACCCGCTGGCCCGCGACAAGTTGCAGGAGGCGTTCCGCGAGATCCAGCACAACCTCAAGAAGACCATCGTGATGGTGACACACGACATCGATGAGGCGCTCAAGCTGGGCGACAAGGTGGCGCTGCTCAACGCCGGGGAGTTGGCCCAGTTCGGCACGCCCGACGACCTGGTGCGCCGCCCGGTGAGCGAGTTCGTGCGGCAGTTTCTGGGCGAGGACGCCCTGCTGCGCCAGCTGGCGGGAATACAGGCCGGGACGCTGGCGCGGGCGGGCGACGGCGCGGGCTTGCCGCAGATCAGCGCCTCGCTCAACGCCCGCAGCGCCCTAAGCGTGATGCTGCGCGAGCGGGCCGAGGCGGTGGCAGTGTTGGGCGAGGACGGTCAGATCAGCGGTGTGCTGTCGTTTCGTGATCTGGAGCAGACGTGA
- a CDS encoding DUF421 domain-containing protein, giving the protein MHRTHMSMQSLKPQLRHQGVTDVGKVQFAILKSGGTISVVSDNSGARGSTLPRRMDEPDLKSAT; this is encoded by the coding sequence GTGCACCGCACCCACATGTCCATGCAGTCACTCAAGCCGCAGCTTCGCCACCAGGGCGTCACCGATGTGGGCAAGGTGCAGTTCGCTATTCTAAAATCCGGCGGCACCATCTCAGTAGTTTCCGACAATTCGGGAGCCAGGGGCAGCACGTTGCCGAGGCGGATGGATGAGCCAGACCTCAAATCAGCGACGTAA
- a CDS encoding ABC transporter permease: MTLLALNSRRPLRSVWPAFIWPVLLLICLIPGLLNKAVSSLSAGQVPVLDTPLWKLTLAHLGLVLLAEVVVLLIGVPLAVAVTRPGRESLMRLAEAVAGLGQTVPTLAILALAVPALGFGVRPTLLGLLLYGLVPVVSNAVAGLLAVDKPTLDAARGMGMTDGQRLLRIELPLSLPVLLAGVRTSTVYNVGTATIGAALGASGLGTPIIEGLSQQNTGLVVIGALLAALLALSLDGLLGLAAHQD, translated from the coding sequence GTGACGCTGCTGGCACTCAATTCCAGGCGTCCGCTGCGCTCCGTCTGGCCCGCCTTCATCTGGCCGGTGCTGCTACTGATCTGCCTGATTCCGGGACTGCTCAACAAAGCAGTGTCTTCGCTCTCGGCGGGGCAGGTGCCAGTGCTCGACACGCCGCTGTGGAAGCTGACCTTGGCACACCTGGGGCTGGTGCTGCTGGCCGAGGTGGTGGTCCTGCTGATCGGCGTGCCGCTGGCGGTGGCCGTCACCCGGCCGGGCCGCGAATCGCTGATGCGGCTGGCCGAAGCCGTCGCCGGGCTGGGCCAGACGGTGCCGACCCTGGCCATTCTGGCGCTGGCGGTTCCGGCGCTGGGATTCGGGGTCAGGCCGACCCTGCTGGGGCTGCTGCTCTACGGTCTGGTGCCGGTGGTGTCCAACGCCGTCGCCGGGCTGCTGGCCGTGGACAAACCCACCCTGGATGCTGCGCGCGGCATGGGCATGACCGACGGCCAGCGCCTGCTCCGCATCGAGCTGCCGCTGAGCCTGCCAGTGCTGCTGGCAGGGGTACGGACCTCCACTGTCTACAACGTCGGCACTGCCACCATCGGTGCGGCGCTGGGCGCGAGCGGCCTGGGCACCCCGATCATCGAGGGCCTCTCGCAGCAGAACACCGGCCTGGTGGTCATCGGAGCGCTGCTGGCCGCCCTGCTGGCGCTGAGTCTGGATGGACTGCTGGGGCTGGCAGCCCATCAGGATTGA
- a CDS encoding isochorismatase family protein has translation MSSSSAQALLLLDAQRAHHRALEDVDPRAADARLLPWRAAVSQARSQGVLVVFVQRDGEAGSDLEPLTRGWTLHPDFRVEERDVLLRVAANDAFEHSALALELRSRGVGHLKVLALPGSAADAPTRAGAQRAGFSIIEAAPQLEVQP, from the coding sequence ATGAGTTCATCCTCTGCCCAGGCCCTGCTCCTGCTCGACGCGCAGCGCGCCCATCACCGGGCGCTCGAAGACGTTGATCCCCGCGCCGCCGACGCCCGGCTGCTGCCCTGGCGCGCGGCGGTCAGTCAGGCCCGCTCACAGGGCGTGCTGGTGGTGTTTGTGCAGCGCGACGGCGAAGCAGGCAGCGATCTGGAGCCGCTGACGCGCGGCTGGACGCTGCACCCGGATTTCCGGGTCGAGGAGCGCGACGTGCTGCTGCGGGTCGCGGCCAACGACGCCTTCGAGCACAGCGCCTTGGCCCTTGAACTCCGCAGCCGGGGGGTGGGCCACTTGAAGGTACTGGCCCTGCCCGGCAGCGCCGCCGACGCCCCCACCCGTGCAGGAGCGCAGCGGGCTGGGTTCAGCATCATTGAAGCAGCTCCCCAATTGGAGGTCCAACCGTGA
- a CDS encoding cytochrome P450, producing the protein MTLPESMLPEPELRPALADVQAVYSRAALPDPYPLYERARSHGQVVPVPEWNAVAIFGHEEASQVLRSPAALSGQQIGQAVEVGQVSEAMQLLAPMMLFHNGPSHARLRGLVSAAFTPRVVAEQEELVRGLVREMLRAEEGRPFDLVDKLAVPLPVAVITGMLGLSKDDEQQFRAWTQSVAELLGGIDQSPELMARIEGDAREMRAYFRDLAGDLRAHPQPGLLSALAAAEDEEGRLSSAELLANAVLLLAAGHETTSNLIGRGVLALQEQPGAWAELAALPDIGNTLADELLRFTSPVQLTGRALGAPLEIGGQMYPAGTHTMLLLAAANRDERTFTDANRLNLTRANAGRHLAFASGPHYCLGASLARLETRVVFGELARYPKLRVLEQTPQYRPNIVLRGLSKLMVEL; encoded by the coding sequence ATGACCCTGCCTGAATCCATGTTGCCGGAACCCGAACTGCGCCCTGCGCTCGCTGACGTTCAGGCCGTCTACTCGCGGGCGGCGCTGCCTGATCCGTATCCGCTCTATGAGCGCGCCCGCTCGCACGGTCAGGTCGTGCCGGTGCCGGAATGGAATGCGGTGGCGATCTTCGGCCACGAGGAAGCCAGTCAGGTGCTGCGCTCGCCCGCCGCGCTCTCGGGCCAGCAGATCGGGCAGGCGGTAGAGGTGGGCCAGGTCAGCGAGGCCATGCAACTGCTCGCGCCGATGATGCTCTTTCACAACGGCCCCTCGCACGCCCGGTTGCGCGGGCTGGTGAGCGCCGCCTTCACGCCGCGCGTGGTGGCCGAGCAGGAGGAACTGGTGCGCGGGCTGGTACGTGAGATGCTCAGGGCCGAGGAGGGCCGCCCCTTCGATCTGGTCGACAAGCTGGCGGTGCCGCTGCCGGTGGCGGTCATCACCGGGATGCTGGGGCTATCGAAGGACGATGAGCAGCAGTTCCGGGCCTGGACGCAGAGCGTGGCCGAACTGCTCGGCGGCATCGACCAGTCGCCTGAACTGATGGCCCGCATCGAGGGTGACGCCCGCGAGATGCGTGCTTACTTCCGCGATCTGGCAGGCGACCTGCGCGCCCACCCGCAGCCGGGCCTGCTGAGCGCCCTGGCCGCCGCCGAGGACGAGGAGGGCCGCCTGAGCAGCGCCGAGCTGCTGGCCAACGCCGTGCTGCTGCTGGCCGCCGGGCACGAGACCACCAGTAACCTGATCGGGCGCGGGGTGCTGGCCCTGCAAGAGCAGCCGGGCGCGTGGGCTGAGCTGGCTGCCCTGCCCGACATCGGCAACACGCTGGCTGACGAGCTGCTGCGCTTCACCAGTCCGGTGCAGCTCACGGGCCGCGCCCTGGGTGCGCCGCTGGAGATCGGCGGGCAAATGTACCCCGCTGGAACCCATACCATGCTGCTGCTGGCCGCCGCCAACCGCGACGAGCGCACCTTCACCGACGCCAACCGCCTGAACCTGACGCGGGCCAACGCGGGGCGGCATCTGGCCTTTGCCAGCGGGCCGCACTACTGCCTGGGCGCGAGCCTGGCGCGGCTGGAAACGCGGGTGGTGTTCGGTGAGCTGGCCCGTTACCCGAAGTTGCGTGTGCTGGAGCAGACGCCGCAGTACCGCCCCAATATCGTGCTGCGTGGGCTGAGCAAGCTGATGGTGGAGCTTTAG
- a CDS encoding HesA/MoeB/ThiF family protein has translation MTRDPAALSRTELRRYGRQLLLPEFADSQERLKAAHVLVIGAGGLGCPVISYLAGAGAGFLRIADGDTVSLSNLHRQTLYTTADVGRSKAQAAAARAQQVNPYVGVEAAPALSPETAPALLEGVDLVIDASDNFTARYLVHDACTAAGLPWVWGAAGGFEGMVSVFGPDFGLRDVFATPDGAESCDDIGVVGPLLGVVGSVMALEALKILTGQADVLSGRLWTYDALSARVRIVRLGKTISAGT, from the coding sequence GTGACCCGTGACCCTGCCGCCCTCTCCCGGACCGAACTGCGGCGCTACGGACGCCAGTTGTTGCTGCCGGAGTTCGCTGACAGCCAGGAGCGCCTCAAGGCCGCCCACGTGCTGGTCATCGGCGCGGGTGGGCTGGGCTGCCCGGTCATCTCGTATCTGGCCGGGGCGGGTGCCGGATTCCTGCGCATCGCCGACGGCGACACGGTGTCGCTCAGCAACCTGCACCGCCAGACGCTCTACACCACTGCCGACGTGGGCCGCAGCAAGGCCCAGGCCGCCGCCGCCCGTGCCCAGCAGGTCAATCCGTATGTGGGAGTCGAGGCCGCGCCCGCACTGAGCCCCGAGACGGCCCCGGCGCTGCTCGAAGGCGTTGATCTGGTCATCGATGCCAGCGACAATTTCACGGCCCGCTACCTGGTCCACGACGCCTGCACCGCCGCTGGCCTGCCCTGGGTCTGGGGCGCGGCAGGCGGCTTCGAGGGCATGGTCAGCGTGTTCGGCCCCGATTTCGGGCTGCGCGACGTCTTTGCGACACCGGACGGAGCCGAGTCTTGCGACGACATCGGGGTGGTGGGCCCGCTGCTCGGGGTGGTCGGCAGCGTGATGGCGCTCGAAGCCCTCAAGATACTGACCGGGCAGGCAGATGTACTCTCGGGTCGTCTGTGGACATACGACGCCCTGAGCGCCCGTGTGCGGATCGTGCGCCTGGGGAAGACGATTTCAGCAGGAACATAA
- a CDS encoding ferritin-like domain-containing protein yields MTMSNDQVNDKLQYLLGTLRDGEKGFNEAAEHAKDASLKQLLRARSSQRAEMASAIETHLMQGGEKPKSGGSVGAALHRTWINVRDAVTGKDDSSVVAETVRGEDAAVKNYQDVLKETDLPGDVRSLVESQYAQIQSSDAELNALKRQHEAKS; encoded by the coding sequence ATGACCATGAGCAACGACCAAGTCAACGACAAGCTCCAGTATCTGCTCGGCACCCTGCGCGACGGCGAGAAGGGCTTCAACGAGGCTGCCGAACACGCCAAAGATGCCAGCCTCAAGCAGCTCCTCCGGGCCCGCAGCTCGCAGCGTGCCGAGATGGCCAGCGCCATAGAAACCCACCTGATGCAGGGCGGCGAGAAGCCCAAGTCGGGCGGCAGTGTGGGCGCGGCCCTGCACCGCACCTGGATCAATGTGCGCGACGCCGTAACCGGCAAGGACGACAGCTCTGTCGTGGCCGAGACGGTGCGTGGCGAGGACGCAGCCGTCAAGAACTACCAGGACGTCCTTAAGGAAACCGATTTGCCCGGCGACGTGCGCTCACTCGTCGAGAGCCAGTACGCCCAGATCCAGTCCAGCGACGCCGAGCTGAACGCCCTCAAGCGTCAGCATGAAGCCAAGAGCTGA